Proteins encoded in a region of the Triticum dicoccoides isolate Atlit2015 ecotype Zavitan chromosome 3A, WEW_v2.0, whole genome shotgun sequence genome:
- the LOC119272715 gene encoding uncharacterized protein LOC119272715, producing the protein MEAIAEELGVSVEVLLRGLPPRLRHAADGVILRQFARLGCYADYLRVRDPETPDLMRLLHTFTHVRGHVPYMPLWDASNIYHALLEEGGPATSHHRQVIITNPDVLLAKYRSYRAIVEQMDLLDSVSQSVEEVLTLRLQAQFEACVADLRSTKANLQQHARRLVLLYLRQGDILEAKHYLQICFPRVSQRIDNNPARTFEAYQLLLTTLQDEFVGEELELASQMENFVASLACYRLLYLKATNLAFIISLVQCFAADIVKKRDYLLG; encoded by the exons ATGGAAGCCATCGCGGAAGAGCTTGGTGTTTCTGTCGAGGTCCTGCTGCGGGGCCTTCCGCCGCGCCTCCGGCACGCCGCGGATGGCGTCATCCTGCGCCAGTTCGCGCGGCTGGGCTGCTACGCCGACTACCTTCGAGTCCGCGACCCGGAGACCCCGGATCTGATGCGGCTTCTCCACACCTTCACGCACGTACGGGGCCATGTGCCCTACATGCCTCTGTGGGATGCATCGAACATCTATCATGCTTTGCTGGAGGAAGGAGGACCGGCGACTTCGCACCATCGCCAGGTCATCATCACGAACCCCGACGTCCTGCTCGCCAAGTACCGCTCCTATCGCGCTATCGTTGAGCAGATGGACCTGCTAGACTCTGTGAGCCAGTCTGTCGAGGAGGTGCTGACCTTGCGTCTGCAAGCACAGTTCGAGGCTTGTGTCGCAGATCTGCGGTCAACCAAGGCAAATCTGCAGCAGCATGCCCGGCGTCTAGTGCTCCTCTATCTTCGCCAAG GTGACATTTTGGAAGCCAAGCATTATCTGCAGATATGCTTTCCCAGGGTGTCCCAGCGTATTGATAATAATCCAGCTAGGACCTTTGAAGCTTATCAACTTCTTCTCACAACTCTCCAGGATGAATTTGTTG GTGAAGAACTAGAGCTGGCATCCCAGATGGAAAATTTTGTGGCTTCGTTGGCATGTTATAGGCTGTTATACTTGAAGGCTACAAACCTTGCGTTTATCATTTCTTTGGTTCAGTGTTTCGCAGCAGATATCGTAAAGAAGAGGGATTACCTCCTGGGCTGA
- the LOC119269779 gene encoding F-box protein At5g03100-like: protein MMLSPVKCTAKRSKSEPVIHSLPEGIMHDIISRLTLKDAVRASLVSTNWRRLWTCHSNLCFDSPTILNREYGTISRSSSRRGRRRRRFIRRVDAILESHSSTGLRRFGITFALDARHTEHLDRWLKFALDSRASEIAVNLFPVFYKGFVRSYEWEDAYTLPSHMFSSQGASYIESLELVFASLKLPRDFYGPLKLRVLDLQSVHVSEGDLELLLSKCSSLECLRLGRCYPVLNLKVQKPLCRLRNLSVRGCQLQVMEFSAPNLAKFEYSGQAIPITLGESMKPTEATVTLLGYDDTLEHVFTELPKTLSHVETLSVNTCINTEVVGFSNCLMKFTHLIKLEVTVSILGDSRIRNGILRLVSLLEVAPLLQRLELNMLPHVSVGFSNEPEAYWHFRPCAHSHLEQFEVSGFIGLRSQLEVVLCILDNAVALRRMSVEPRVTAHDRVFGHLAEFELDIRRGRECALGLFSPKDYPGVQIEIF, encoded by the exons ATGATGTTGTCACCGGTCAAATGTACCGCTAAAAGAAGCAAATCCGAGCCTGTGATCCATAGTCTCCCGGAG GGTATTATGCATGACATAATATCAAGGCTGACACTGAAGGATGCTGTGAGGGCCAGTTTGGTGTCGACAAACTGGAGACGACTATGGACATGCCATTCTAATCTATGCTTTGACAGTCCCACGATCCTGAACCGCGAGTATGGCACCATTAGCAGGAGCAGCAGCAGGAGGGGCAGAAGAAGACGCAGGTTCATCAGGCGTGTCGATGCCATCCTGGAATCCCACAGCAGTACAGGGCTAAGAAGATTTGGTATCACGTTCGCTCTTGACGCGAGGCACACGGAACATCTGGATCGATGGCTCAAGTTCGCACTCGATTCCAGGGCATCTGAGATTGCTGTTAATTTGTTCCCTGTGTTCTACAAGGGTTTCGTGAGGTCATATGAATGGGAGGATGCATACACCTTGCCGTCTCATATGTTTAGCAGTCAAGGGGCATCTTACATCGAGTCACTTGAGCTCGTCTTTGCATCGTTGAAGCTACCCCGTGATTTCTATGGCCCTTTGAAGCTTAGAGTGTTGGATCTCCAATCTGTTCACGTGTCGGAAGGAGATCTCGAGCTGCTGCTGTCCAAGTGCAGTTCATTGGAGTGTTTGCGCCTGGGTCGTTGTTACCCAGTGCTTAATCTGAAAGTGCAGAAACCACTATGTCGGCTGCGTAATTTATCTGTCCGGGGATGTCAGCTGCAGGTTATGGAATTCAGTGCTCCGAATCTAGCAAAATTTGAGTATTCGGGTCAGGCCATACCCATTACACTCGGTGAATCCATGAAGCCAACAGAGGCTACTGTGACGCTCTTGGGATATGATGACACTCTCGAACATGTCTTCACTGAACTTCCAAAAACCCTGTCTCACGTGGAGACACTATCTGTGAACACTTGCATAAACACCGAG GTGGTTGGATTTTCAAATTGCCTGATGAAGTTCACTCATCTGATAAAACTGGAGGTGACTGTAAGTATTCTCGGGGACTCGAGAATCAGAAATGGGATTCTTCGTTTAGTGAGTCTTCTAGAGGTGGCCCCTCTTCTGCAAAGGCTCGAGTTAAAT ATGCTTCCACATGTCTCGGTAGGGTTTTCCAATGAGCCTGAAGCCTACTGGCAttttcggccatgcgcccatagtcatcTTGAGCAGTTCGAGGTTTCAGGGTTTATCGGTCTAAGAAGTCAGCTTGAGGTGGTATTGTGCATCCTTGACAACGCAGTGGCTCTGAGGCGGATGTCCGTAGAACCGAGGGTGACGGCACATGATCGTGTCTTTGGACACTTGGCGGAGTTTGAGCTTGATATAAGAAGAGGCAGGGAATGTGCCTTGGGCTTGTTTTCGCCCAAAGACTACCCCGGCGTGCAGATTGAGATTTTCTGA